GCAATGCGTTTGATGTGGATATGTACTGGGACCTTGCAAAGGCCTATGGCACATTGGATGCTGATGATGACCTGCGCTGTGGTGTGCTGTTTGCGCATGGGGATCATTTCACTGCTGGTCTTGATCTTGTGCAGTGGGTGGAGCCATTTTCTAAAGGTGTGTACCCCACATTGCCGGAGGGCAGTAAAGATCCGTTTGGCATTGATGAAGACAACCGGGTGTCAAAGCCAATTGTTGCTGCAGTACAGGGTATATGCTTCACAGTGGGCTGGGAGCTGATGCTGGCAACCGATGTGCGGGTTGCAGCTACCAACCTGCGTCTTGCCCAGATTGAGGTAAAGCGCGGGATATATCCGGTGGGTGGTGCCACAGTGCGGCTTTTTGAGGAGATAGGCTGGGGCAATGCCATGCGGTATTTACTCACAGGCGATGAAATGAATGCACAGGAAGCCTACCGTTTGGGGTTGGTGCAGGAGTTGGTGGAGCCGGGGAGACAGCTTACGCGCGCAATTGCAATTGCAGAGGTTATAGCAAAACAGGCACCACTTGGGGTCAGAGCAATTTTGCGCTCGGCAAGACTTTCACGCGTTGAAGGGGCAAAAGCTGCACTTGCGCGTCTTTTGCCCGACCTTTTGCCAATTATGAAAAGTGAGGATGCTCAGGAAGGTGTCAAAGCATTTATTGAGCGACGCGAAGCCAACTTCAAAGGCAAGTAATAGCACAATATTAAATAATGGGGTAGTCAGGTGGTCCTGGTTGCCCCATTAACGCTTTTACAATGTAATACGCTATTGTAATTGTGTACCCTAATTTCAAACCTGTACTAATTAAAAAACCTGCAAAAGTGAGGAATGCTGCCTTCAGTGCAGTCCAAGCGTCATTGTGTGCCATAAGTTCACCAATGAATGCACCTATGAAAGGACCAATAATTATGCCAATGAATGGCAAAAGTATGCTGCCCACTATTAATCCAATCATTGAACCTGCTACCCCTTTCTTTGAACCGCCAAAGCGGTTAACAATCCATGAAGGTAAAATGTAATCAAGCACAGTGAGTATGGCGGCGATAGCTCCGGATATAAGCAAAAAGGTAAAACTAAAAGAAGCAAATCCACTGAGATTAATGAGAATAATTGCAAAAAAGCTAAGTGGTGGTCCCGGAAGTATTGGGAAAATTGAACCTAGTATACCGCCAACAGCGCACAAAAGCGCAGTTATTAATAGTGCTATTTCCATGATTGCATACCAATTATAAGGATATACACAGGGATGCAGGTGCTATGCATCCCTGCTTTACTATTTTTTACCACTCGTCACTTTGCTTATCTATATATTTTTCACGTACAATGGCTGTAATATCATCAATATAGAAGTAATTCCATGCTGGCAGGCGTTCTAATGTGCTTGGGTTATATAGTATCTTGACAATTTCAATATTTCTTTTTTGAGCTAAATATTTATCTTCTTGTGCAATTTCATCGGTAATGGGAACTGATAACTTCCGCCAGCCCAAAAAATTCAATTTACCCATTACCAGGCGTTTTATATTGCCATTTGCATCTTTCACAAGGATTGAAAGTTCACCGGAGAAGTTTTTCCCATATACCCACATGTTGATATATTTACAGTATTTATCTATGATCAAAGGTTTTGCAGGAATGATTGTTAATACCGAACCACTTTTAGCAAAAACCTTCACACCTAAATATCGCTTTGAGTTTTGTACAGGTGCAGGATAGTCGGTTCGCATTGCAACACCTGCTTTTTCATCTTTTACCACACGCAAACTTATATTTTTATCAGTATATTCAGTAGTTTCAAAGTCTTCTAATATGATTTCTTTATATACCTGGTCACTGAGCTGTTTTTCCTGTTCTAGAACTTTTTGCGCTTCTTTTGCTTTCTCATCCTGTGCATATACAATGCCAATTGAACAGCATAACAACAGTGCCATAAGTCCGTATATGATTTTCTTCATACTGCAAATGACCTCCTTCTTTATTTTAGCTTGTTGTGCTTCATTATATATATGAAGCACCGTAATGTCAACAGAAAATATTTTGCTGTTTGATAAATTGCAATTTAATCAATCCTGATTTCAGCATATACACCAAAATGGTCTGATAAATGTATGCCATCATAAAGAGTAGTGCAGCATACCCGTGAATCAATTATATTATCAGGTGCAATTGCTTTATTCAAAATAATGTAATCTATTCGCTTTGGTTCAAGCTCATGAATTTTATTAAGATGTGAATAGAGTGAATCAAATTTTTTATTTGTGTCAATTGCATAATATTTCTGTATGTTGGTGTTTTTTAATGGATTCCAGGTGTAGGGATCACGATTTTTTGAGCTTACATATGTATCGTAAAAGCCTTGATTTAAGAAATACTGCATTTCAGGCGAATCCGGAGTAGCATTGAAATCGCCCATCACAATCAAAGGAAAATTTTCAGGAACTATCGCCTTACAATATTCTGCCATTAGTTTTGCTTCTTCCATTCGCCACTTATTGTCTGCCTCAAGTTTACGTATTGTTGCAGGCACAAATCTTTTCGGGCTAGGAGGGCGTCCCCTTCTTTAAGATTGATAGGAATTCCTAAGCGACCTACTTTTAATCCTGCAACACCAACATGGTAGATGTAGCCGTAGTTAATGTCCCGTGCAAGCCTTTTAACGTAATCAGGCAAAAAGTTTGCTTCATTCAAAGCTATAATGTCAGGATTAAGACGAGCTATCTCTTGCAATAGTGCCTGATATCGCTTTTGGCGGATTTTTGGGCTTTCGTATTCTCCCATTGTAAAGGTACCAATATAATCAAGCCCCGACCACACATTTATACTCGAGCATTTTATGCTGTGTGTTTGTAATCCTGTAGGTTTTTCCTTTGTTGTGCATGATATCATCGTCATCATTCCTATTACCATTATAGTCGTATAAAATAGTAAAGCCCGTGTGTGCATCATGGCAACCACCGTGTGTGGGTACATAGGTTACATTATCTATCATGGCAAATTGATTATTATACCAGGAAATTACAATGGACTGATTTCATTAATGTCAATACTATTTTGGTGGCAGAGATTTACCAGTAACTATCGCCCATTTAAATTGTAACAAAATTATGAATTGTATTTCAAAATGCGGTAGTGTAGCTAAATATGCTAATTTAAGTTGACTAATGTAAGTAATGTGTGACTATAATCGAATTCTAATAATTAATATTAACCTAAATATCCAAAAGAAGAGGTGGCTGGCATAAATCGTATCATAAAGAAATGGGTAGTGTTATATGGAAGACGTATGAAAAATAGCGGATTACAAAAAATTGTACAACTGTTGACAATAAGTGCCTTTATTATCTTTACTATCAATACTTTTGCTTTTGCTCACAATGATTTTGACTGGATGTGGTTTGTATATGAAAAGGGAAGCTACTATGACAGTGCATATACTGTATACAGACCTTTGTATTTGAAAAATATATATAATAATGGGTCGTTTACTGCTAGTCTTATGCCAGTGATATGCTGGAAATATGTTACACCCAGGCAGCATACCACAAAGGGTATATTTGGCTTTTATGAGGCAGTGGACTATTGGGGACAACAGCATTACGAAAATGATACGGGGCTATTCCCGTTGGTATTATATGGGGTTTCAACCGATGAAAAAGATAGATATTTTCATCTGTGGCCGTTTGGTGGCACCCTAAAAGGGAAGCTTGCAACTGATTCAATTACCACTTATGTTTTTCCTGGTGTTGTACTATTTTTTTTGTATCCTACATCATCGTATTATGTTATAGCCGTTTATCTTGTTGCATCACTCATCCCCGTTTATGTACACTACACCAGTAAGGACTATGATGCCCACGGGATTTTGTGGCCGTTAATTCAATGGGGCAAAAGTCCACTGCGTGATGATCTGCGCATAATGCCATTGTATGCACATAGTAAAAAGAAGGGGTTTTATGATACATATTCGTATGGGCTTTTGTACAACGTTCGTAAGGAATATATTGGCAATGATATTATGAATACAGTGTTTTTTGTACCATTATATGCACGGCGCTGGCTTGAATCTGGCAAGGCTGAGGGTTCTTCATTACTATGGCCATTCTTTTCATGGGGATATAATGATAAACATGGGAATCTTGAAATCAATTTTCCATGGCCTCTTGTACAACTTCGTGATTGTGATGACCCGTATATTTATAAGCGAATCTTCTTCCCATTTTATGGTAAATATATTGAAAGAAATAAAAGTACTTTTTTTGTTACTCCACTTTACTTTGTACTTGAAAAACAAAGCAGCGAGTTTGAATCTCAATATTCTATTTATGGCATACTTTTCTGGTATTTTAAACGAGATTATACCCAACAGCATCAGCGCTATGGCAGGCACTGGCGTTTTTATAAATTATGGCCGTTATTTCATTATGAGTATAATGACAGGGGCGATAGCTCTTTTGCTTTCTTATCAATATTACCTTTCAGGGATGAGGAAGGCTATGAGCGATTGTATCAACCGTTTTTCAGCATAGTGGAATATTCAAAACAGTCTAATGGTGATAAGCGTTTTGGATTATTGCTAAGGACATATTTCCAGAGCTGGAACGAAAATTATTTCACAATGAAGATACCTTTTATCATTTCATATTCTGTAAAAGATAGCACAATGCAAAATATATCATTACTTATGTCATTTTTTAGCTATACTGATGACGATACTGTTGAAGAATTGCGTATTGGGTGGATACCTATATACAGAAATATTAAAGATAAAGAAGCATACAATGCAAAACAAAAAAAAGCAGTAGCAATACAAAATGCAGAAGGAGGTGCAACTTTCCTTGATCACGGATTTGTATATGCGGCACATGTATTGCCAAAAGCAACAGTATATGTAGTGAGATTTTGACATATTGTATATATGGAGCACATTAAACACGAATTTATAGTTACACTACCAGGAAATGAGTATGGCAGAAAAAATACAAAAAATTATTGTTAATTTTATTTATGATATAGGGGCAAACACCTTACGGATTATTTCAATGATGGGGTACTGCATGCTGCTTTTTTTGGAGGTTGTATATTATTCCAAAGCAGCATTTGAAAAACGCCGTGAAATTTTAAAGCAAATGTATTACGCAGGGGTTAAAACATTCATCGTTGTATCAATCGTAGCACTCTTTACAGGAATGATTTTAGCACTGCAAACGGGATTAGAGTTAAAACCGTATCAGCAGCAGGCACTGGTTGGCAATATTATCATTGCCACTCTTACACGCGAAATGGCCCCGTTTGTGACTGCAATCATTTTAATTGCTGCAGTTGGTTCAACAATGGCAGCGGAAATTGGCACTATGACAGTTTCTGAAGAGATTGATGCACTGGAGATGATGGCTATAAGCCCAGTCAAATTTCTGGTAATGCCACGGGTTATTGCTCTTGCAATTATGTTGCCTGTTGCAACAATTTATACCAACCTTCTTGGAAGTATTGGTGGTGGTATTGTTGCATACTTCCAGCTAGATGTAAGTTTTGATGTGTATTATACGCATGTTCTTGAGTCATTGCATTTCAAGGCTACTTACGTGGGGCTTTTAAAAGCCCTGGTATTTGGCATAATGGTTTCAACTATTAGCTGTGCCAATGGATTGCGTGCAACAAATGGAGCGTTAGGTGTTGGGAAGGCAACAAGAAATTCTGTTGTTTCGTCGTTTTTAATGGTACTGATTGTAGGATACTATATCACAGCACTCTTTTATGGTAAATAAGTGCAGGATGGAATGTAATTAGATTATGATAGAATTTAGAAATGTAACCAAAGTATTGAGTGGCGTTAAAGTGCTTAATAATTTAAGCTTTGAGGTTGAAAAGGGAGAGACCTTTGTCATCATCGGACGTTCAGGAACTGGGAAAACCGTTACTTTGAAGCATATTGCTGGATTGCTTACTCCTGATGAAGGTGAAATTTTTGTTGATGGTGAACGCGTTAATGGCCATAATAAAAAGCAAATTGAAAAAATTCGTGAAAAAATAGGTTTTGTATTTCAGTCAGGAGCATTGATAAACTGGATGAATGTTGAGGAAAATATAGCTCTTCCGCTTGTTGAACATAAATTATACCCACCAGATGAGATAAAAAGGATTGTTGAGGAAAAGATGGATTTATTGCAACTAACTTCAGCACGTGATAAAATGCCAGCTGAAATAAGTGGTGGCATGAAAAAACGAGCAAGCTTAGCACGAGTCTTGGTGAGAAATCCTGAGATAATACTATACGATGAACCAACAGCTGGGCTGGATCCAGTTATGTCAAGTTTGATTAACACAATCATAATTCAATTAAAAAAAGATTTTAAGATTACTCAAGTTGTTGTGACTCATGATATGGATAGTGCGTACGCCATTGCCGACCGCATTGCAATGCTGTATGATGGAACAATTATACAATGTGATGTCCCTGAAGGAATCCGCAATACAAAGAATCCTATTGTGCGGCAATTTATTACGGGTTCTTTAGAGGGGCCAATTGAAGTGTTATAAAATTTAATATGGCAGGAGGAAATATGAAACAGGAAATTGCCGTAGGGATAGTAGTTATACTGGCAATGATTGTGTTAGGATATTTTACTATAATAATGAGTGGCGAGATTATTGATACCCATAAATATTATCCCATGACAGTAGTATTCAAGGATGTTGAAGGGTTATCAAAAGACGATAAGGTACGGATAAATGGGGTTTTGTCGGGATATGTTGATTCTGTGGATTTAATTGATAACCATGTTGTTGTGAAATTGCGCCTTTATAATCATTTTACGCTCTATGAAAATTACGAAATAATTGTCAGGAACGAAACTGCATTGGCTGGCAAATATGTGAGCATTAATCCAGGAACTGCCATGGATGAACATGGCAAGCAATATGCTGTAATAACCACTCGTGAAAATCTTATAGGAACATCAGTACCCGATCCCTTTACTATGCTTTCGCGCCTCATAGCTGACAACAGGGGCAACGTTAATGCTACTGTTAAGAATTTGAGGGATATAACTGATAAAATCAATACTGGAAAAGGAACACTTGGCAAAATCATTAATGAAGATACAGCTCATGCACAGGCTACTGATTTGATAAAACAATTGCAGGATACTATTGAAGATACCCGTGAACAGGCACCTATTACCAGCTTCCTTAGAGCTGCATTAACAGCTTTTTAGCAATATATGCATTAAATTTGTAAAATTGCCAAATTCCTGCTATTTTGTATAGAAGGTTACTATATACCTATCATTTTCATTTGGGTGAATTGATGTAAGAATCTTTATAGCTGTGAAACATCATTGTTAAAATTTTGCTTGAATATAAAAATTACTGGTTTTTTGCTTGCACCATATTCGTTTCTAAGAAGCTTTGATTTTCATCTGAACGCATAGATATGAAAACGTATAAAAATATGATATAAGGAAAGGAATGTCTGCATGCCCAAGCGCACTGATATCAAAAAAATTTTAATAGTTGGATCGGGTCCTATTGTTATTGGCCAGGCATGTGAGTTTGATTACTCAGGTTCACAGGCCTGCAAAGCGTTACGTGAAGAAGGTTATGAGATAGTTCTTGTCAATTCAAATCCTGCCACAATAATGACCGACCCTGAAATGGCACACCGAACCTACATTGAACCAATAACACATGATATAGTAGCACAGATCATAGAAAAAGAAAGGCCTGATGCGTTATTACCCACTGTAGGAGGCCAGACAGCATTGAATATTGCTGTACAGCTTTATGAAAGTGGGGTTTTGCAAAAATTTGGCGTTGAACTGATTGGAGCAAAGATTGATGCCATAAAAAAAGCCGAGGACCGAGACCTTTTTAAAAAGGCGATGCTTAACATAGGGTTACAGGTGCCAAATTCTGCGCTGGCATCATCTATTGATGAGGCAATAAAGGTACTAGATACTATTCCACTTCCAATTATTATCAGGCCGGCGTTTACATTAGGCGGTACCGGTGGTAACATTGTATACAATCGGGAAGACTTTGTTGAACTGGTTCGCAAAGGGCTGGATGAATCACCAATAAGCCAGGTTTTACTTGAAGAATCAGTTATTGGTTGGAAGGAGTTTGAACTAGAAGTAATGCGCGACCTTAACGATAATGTTGTCATTATATGCTCTATTGAAAATTTTGATCCTATGGGCATTCACACCGGTGACTCCATAACTATCGCCCCCCAGCAAACCCTGACCGATAGAGAGTATCAAGTGCTTAGAGATATGGCTATTAAGATAATTCGCGAGATTGGGGTAGAGACTGGAGGTTCCAATATTCAGTTTGCGGTTAATCCTAAAGATGGAAGAGTCATGGTCATTGAAATGAATCCGCGTGTCAGTAGAAGTTCAGCATTGGCATCAAAAGCTACTGGATTCCCCATAGCAAAAATAGCAGCTAAACTTGCGGTGGGGCTTACACTTGATGAGATTGCAAATGATATTACCCGTGAAACACCTGCATGCTTTGAGCCAACCATAGATTATGTGGTGACAAAAATACCACGCTGGGCATTTGAAAAATTTGAAGGAGCTGATACAACGCTTGGCACACAGATGAAATCGGTTGGTGAGGCAATGGCTATTGGACGCACGTTTAAAGAGTCATTTCAGAAAGCATTGCGTTCTCTTGAGATTGACAGGTATGGATTTGGCTCAGATGGCAATTTGAAAATAGATGTATTTGTTGATCAATTGCCTGAGCGACAAAGAAATGATGTAATTGAACAGAATTTACGAATACCCCGTGATACCAGGATTTTTTATATTAAAAAAGCACTTGAACTTGATTGGCCTGTTGAAAAGATACATGCTCTGACGTCAATTGACCCATGGTTTTTACATCAGTTGCGCGAGCTTGTTGAAGCAGAGCGGCAATTTGTTGAAAATGCGCGCAATGGATTACAAAAAGAGCTTGTGCTTAAAATGAAGCGCCTTGGTTTTTCAGACAGACAGCTTGCATTTTTATTATACAGAGATGAATTACGAGCATTATATGAAAAAGGTCCTGATGCTCAGAAGGATTATTCTAAGCGGCTAACAGAGCTTGAAGACACTATAAGGAAGTTCAGATTTGAGCAGGCGATAGTGCCTGGTTATAGGCTTGTTGATACCTGCGGTGGCGAATTTGAAGCCTATACACCCTATTACTACTCCTCGTACGATGATGAGGATGAAGCTAAACATTCGCAGAAGAAAAAAGTAATGATTCTAGGTGGTGGGCCTAACCGAATTGGGCAAGGTATTGAATTTGATTACTGTTGCTGTCATGCATCATTTGCATTACGTGAGTACGGGATTGAATCAATTATGGTAAACTCAAACCCTGAAACAGTATCCACCGATTATGATACCTCTGACCGATTGTACTTTGAACCGCTAACCTTAGAGGATATCCTTCATATTTACAATAAAGAACAACCAGATGGCGTAATAGTGCAGTTTGGAGGTCAAACGCCGTTGAGACTAGCACGGCGTCTTGAGGCAAATGGCGTAAAGATCCTTGGTACATCACCTGATTCAATTGACAGGGCCGAGGACAGGCAGCGTTTTGCAGAAGTTGTGAATAAACTTAAACTCAATCAGCCTGAAAATGGCATTGCATTTACCCGTGATGAAGCGGTAGCACAGGCTGCACGCATTGGGTACCCAGTGCTGGTACGTCCTTCGTATGTACTGGGGGGGAGGGCAATGTCCATTATATATGATGAAAAAAGCCTTTTAGAATATATAGTTTCTGCTGTTGAGCTATCGCCCGAACATCCTATCCTGATTGATAAATTCCTTGAAGATGCTCTTGAAATAGATGTGGATGCGCTGTGTGATGGTACGGATGTATACATTGGTGGTATAATGGAACACATTGAGCTTGCAGGTATTCATTCAGGTGATTCTGCGTGTAGTTTGCCCCCGGTGAGCGTCAAGCCCACAATGATGCAGACAATAGTTGAAACCACTACTGCACTGGCAAAGGAGCTTAACGTTGTAGGGCTTATTAACATTCAGTTTGCAATAAAGAATGATATTTTATATGTGCTTGAAGTAAATCCGCGAGCTTCGCGTACAGTACCGTTTGTATCAAAGGCAACAGGTGTGCCACTTGCAAAGATTGCTGTATGGATTATGCTTGGCAAAAAGCTTAAAGACTTTGAGCTGACCCATATGAAAAAAATCCCTTACCTCAATGTGAAAGAAGCGGTATTGCCATTCAATAAATTTCCTGGTGTTGATACACTGCTTTCACCTGAGATGAAATCAACAGGGGAGGTAATGGGGATTGCTTCAAACTTTGGTGAAGCATTTTATAAAGCTGAACTAGCGGCAGGCGATAGATTGCCACTGTCTGGCACAATTTTCCTTAGTATTAATCAGAGGTCAAAGGAAGAGCTTCTTGAAGAGATGCGATTACTGTATAAAGAAGGCTTTAAGCTTATAGCAACTGAAGGAACTGCTGCGTTCCTTAACGAACACGGTATTCCCTGCCAACGCGTGTATAAAGTGAGCGAAGGCAGGCCCAATATTGTTGATATCATAAAAAATAAGCAGGTGGACCTTATTATTAATACCCCAACTGGAAAGAGGCCAAAAGAAGATGCCTATACCATACGCCAGGCGGCAGTGAGGTATAGGGTACCAATAATTACCACACTAGCTGCTGCAAAAGCTGCGGTTCAGGGGATAATTTCTATGAAAAAAGCTGGACATTTTACTGTAAAGCCTATACAGGAGTACCATCTGGAGGTGCAGTAGTGTGTGAAGAAAAGATACTGATGAATGCCAAGCAAATTAATGATGCAATAGAAAATATCAGTAATGATATTATTAAAGAATTTGGCGATGTATCAAATATTGCCATTGTTGGCATTCAAACCCGGGGTGTAGAGATAGCAAGAAGGATAAAAAAGTATATAGAGAATTA
This DNA window, taken from Spirochaetota bacterium, encodes the following:
- a CDS encoding crotonase/enoyl-CoA hydratase family protein; this encodes MTQKITVEKKGHLLLIGLNRPEKRNAFDVDMYWDLAKAYGTLDADDDLRCGVLFAHGDHFTAGLDLVQWVEPFSKGVYPTLPEGSKDPFGIDEDNRVSKPIVAAVQGICFTVGWELMLATDVRVAATNLRLAQIEVKRGIYPVGGATVRLFEEIGWGNAMRYLLTGDEMNAQEAYRLGLVQELVEPGRQLTRAIAIAEVIAKQAPLGVRAILRSARLSRVEGAKAALARLLPDLLPIMKSEDAQEGVKAFIERREANFKGK
- the carB gene encoding carbamoyl-phosphate synthase large subunit; its protein translation is MPKRTDIKKILIVGSGPIVIGQACEFDYSGSQACKALREEGYEIVLVNSNPATIMTDPEMAHRTYIEPITHDIVAQIIEKERPDALLPTVGGQTALNIAVQLYESGVLQKFGVELIGAKIDAIKKAEDRDLFKKAMLNIGLQVPNSALASSIDEAIKVLDTIPLPIIIRPAFTLGGTGGNIVYNREDFVELVRKGLDESPISQVLLEESVIGWKEFELEVMRDLNDNVVIICSIENFDPMGIHTGDSITIAPQQTLTDREYQVLRDMAIKIIREIGVETGGSNIQFAVNPKDGRVMVIEMNPRVSRSSALASKATGFPIAKIAAKLAVGLTLDEIANDITRETPACFEPTIDYVVTKIPRWAFEKFEGADTTLGTQMKSVGEAMAIGRTFKESFQKALRSLEIDRYGFGSDGNLKIDVFVDQLPERQRNDVIEQNLRIPRDTRIFYIKKALELDWPVEKIHALTSIDPWFLHQLRELVEAERQFVENARNGLQKELVLKMKRLGFSDRQLAFLLYRDELRALYEKGPDAQKDYSKRLTELEDTIRKFRFEQAIVPGYRLVDTCGGEFEAYTPYYYSSYDDEDEAKHSQKKKVMILGGGPNRIGQGIEFDYCCCHASFALREYGIESIMVNSNPETVSTDYDTSDRLYFEPLTLEDILHIYNKEQPDGVIVQFGGQTPLRLARRLEANGVKILGTSPDSIDRAEDRQRFAEVVNKLKLNQPENGIAFTRDEAVAQAARIGYPVLVRPSYVLGGRAMSIIYDEKSLLEYIVSAVELSPEHPILIDKFLEDALEIDVDALCDGTDVYIGGIMEHIELAGIHSGDSACSLPPVSVKPTMMQTIVETTTALAKELNVVGLINIQFAIKNDILYVLEVNPRASRTVPFVSKATGVPLAKIAVWIMLGKKLKDFELTHMKKIPYLNVKEAVLPFNKFPGVDTLLSPEMKSTGEVMGIASNFGEAFYKAELAAGDRLPLSGTIFLSINQRSKEELLEEMRLLYKEGFKLIATEGTAAFLNEHGIPCQRVYKVSEGRPNIVDIIKNKQVDLIINTPTGKRPKEDAYTIRQAAVRYRVPIITTLAAAKAAVQGIISMKKAGHFTVKPIQEYHLEVQ
- a CDS encoding MlaD family protein; protein product: MKQEIAVGIVVILAMIVLGYFTIIMSGEIIDTHKYYPMTVVFKDVEGLSKDDKVRINGVLSGYVDSVDLIDNHVVVKLRLYNHFTLYENYEIIVRNETALAGKYVSINPGTAMDEHGKQYAVITTRENLIGTSVPDPFTMLSRLIADNRGNVNATVKNLRDITDKINTGKGTLGKIINEDTAHAQATDLIKQLQDTIEDTREQAPITSFLRAALTAF
- a CDS encoding ATP-binding cassette domain-containing protein, whose product is MIEFRNVTKVLSGVKVLNNLSFEVEKGETFVIIGRSGTGKTVTLKHIAGLLTPDEGEIFVDGERVNGHNKKQIEKIREKIGFVFQSGALINWMNVEENIALPLVEHKLYPPDEIKRIVEEKMDLLQLTSARDKMPAEISGGMKKRASLARVLVRNPEIILYDEPTAGLDPVMSSLINTIIIQLKKDFKITQVVVTHDMDSAYAIADRIAMLYDGTIIQCDVPEGIRNTKNPIVRQFITGSLEGPIEVL
- a CDS encoding ABC transporter permease, whose translation is MAEKIQKIIVNFIYDIGANTLRIISMMGYCMLLFLEVVYYSKAAFEKRREILKQMYYAGVKTFIVVSIVALFTGMILALQTGLELKPYQQQALVGNIIIATLTREMAPFVTAIILIAAVGSTMAAEIGTMTVSEEIDALEMMAISPVKFLVMPRVIALAIMLPVATIYTNLLGSIGGGIVAYFQLDVSFDVYYTHVLESLHFKATYVGLLKALVFGIMVSTISCANGLRATNGALGVGKATRNSVVSSFLMVLIVGYYITALFYGK
- a CDS encoding DUF456 domain-containing protein: MEIALLITALLCAVGGILGSIFPILPGPPLSFFAIILINLSGFASFSFTFLLISGAIAAILTVLDYILPSWIVNRFGGSKKGVAGSMIGLIVGSILLPFIGIIIGPFIGAFIGELMAHNDAWTALKAAFLTFAGFLISTGLKLGYTITIAYYIVKALMGQPGPPDYPII
- a CDS encoding endonuclease/exonuclease/phosphatase family protein, with protein sequence MMHTRALLFYTTIMVIGMMTMISCTTKEKPTGLQTHSIKCSSINVWSGLDYIGTFTMGEYESPKIRQKRYQALLQEIARLNPDIIALNEANFLPDYVKRLARDINYGYIYHVGVAGLKVGRLGIPINLKEGDALLARKDLCLQQYVNLRQTISGEWKKQN
- a CDS encoding flagellar filament outer layer protein FlaA, whose protein sequence is MKKIIYGLMALLLCCSIGIVYAQDEKAKEAQKVLEQEKQLSDQVYKEIILEDFETTEYTDKNISLRVVKDEKAGVAMRTDYPAPVQNSKRYLGVKVFAKSGSVLTIIPAKPLIIDKYCKYINMWVYGKNFSGELSILVKDANGNIKRLVMGKLNFLGWRKLSVPITDEIAQEDKYLAQKRNIEIVKILYNPSTLERLPAWNYFYIDDITAIVREKYIDKQSDEW